A genomic stretch from Thermomonospora umbrina includes:
- a CDS encoding type I polyketide synthase, which yields MAADVVGAHDGRGRDRIIGVTPFGRPVAGLAVAVARAGALGALDLGHDREAALAALELVTRWWDGPFAVRIPAGCPVRPEELPEAARTMLVDAPALHHAQPYMPGRRLLVEVVDADEAHAAVRLGADGLIARGCEAGGRVGELTTFVLLQRLLGDPTVARPVWAAGGVGPHTASAVVAGGAEGVVLDAQLALVRESDLPADVAAAIAAMDGGETRVVAGHRVFTRPDLPVFHTADPREVEARLDALDLCTGLLPIGQEGAFARPLADRYKTAGGVVRAVRDRIDGHLDAAVRTAPLAPSQEGYPVFQGPMTRVSDRPAFAAVVAREGGVPFLALALMTGKETRTLLTETAERLGDRPWGVGVLGFAPPEVRAAQLAAVQEARPPYALIAGGRPAHAAPLEAAGIATFLHVPSPGLLERFLAEGARRFVFEGSECGGHVGPRASLPLWEAQVARLLEFTDEHPDAAEDMAVAFAGGVHDERSAAMVAALAGPLADRGVRIRVLMGTAYLFTLEAVAAGAIMPGFQRAAVDCERTVLLETSPGHATRCAPTPYTDAFEQARQDLTAAGASRREIWAKLERLNLGRLRIASRGVRRENGDLVPVDGDHQRREGLFMIGQVAGLRSSATTVAALHEQVTMGATRFLTERADELGLETPGEAVPEPVDIAVVGMDCVFPGARDAARYWANVVGGVDAVTEVPADRWNPDVYWEPGAHTPGKTPSKWGGFLPDVPFDALAHGIPPNSLGSIDPVQLLALEVASRALADAGYAERPFDRSRTAVFFGAEAGTDLSTAYGTRALLPQYYGQVPPALDGRLPTLTEDSFPGLLANVIAGRIANRLDLGGANYTVNAACAASLAALDAACKELVSGAADMVLCGAADLHNSVHDYLLFASVRALSPTGRCAPFDAKADGIALGEGVACVVLKRLADAERDGDRIYAVVKSVAGASDGRSLGLTAPRAEGQRLALERAYRKAGVSPAQVGLVEAHGTGTVVGDRTELATLTETFTAAGARPGRAVLGSVKSQIGHTKCAAGLAGLIKAAYALHTGIRPGTLHLRDPNPAWDADDSPFAFARTALPWAAGPGERYAGVSGFGFGGANFHAVLAGYDGAPEPVSGVSAWPAELFLIRGADRAEARAELDRLGALLDTRGPEVRLRDLARTVAGREERHAAGRAPVQVAIVATGPADLAAKIRQAREFRAGAGVFPAREGERGKIAFLFPGQGSQRPGMLADLFVAFPRLQRLLRLGDDRYAEAMYPPAAFTDEVRRRQRAALTDTRIAQPALGIVGIAVHRLLTELGVRPDMAAGHSYGELVALCAAGVFGETDLVDLSAARAEAILRAVRDAGQGDPGTMAAVAGTLEEVRAAIDPLPDVVVAGHNAPRQVMVSGPTEAVANAVEALAARGLAAERIPVACAFHSPMATGAALTLGVELARLRLYAPAFPVWSNATAEPYDGTAERLGATLADQVIAPVRFTEQIEAMYAAGARVFVEAGPGRVLSRLVGRILGDRPHTVIACDRSADGSARGRGPAALQGLQGLLLALAELAAAGAEVDALPLFTGRDAVPLSADAPDRPGWIVNGHLVRTADGRYPDNGLRPAARIEEPGISEDRDAAVLEFLRTSRELAAAQRDVVLGYLGAPVPQPRQDPHPKSPAPRVPPPRPRPSGDAPRPVRAAVTVPRTASEGGIRAQVLAVISARTGYPQEMLGSGLDLEADLSIDSIKRTEIIGDLADRVGLTAPGARVDEPVVERLARIKTIDEMVTWLDGHLDERRGDAPTEGASSDGPSTEPMPAVAEPGPPRRHVVHLVKAPALPTPPDDVLSGLSCLIVDDGRGIAPALCALLERRGAKATTAAETDAHADVLIHLAALRPDCSPVLPDLYAGVRDALLGGTTRLLFATGSGGTFGHRYTDDGVGDPTAGAGLRGLARTLALEYPDVLVRAVDVDPDDAPTALAARLLNEVAAEPAAGPVVVGYEGETRHTLDVMPEALLSDARLPLRPDGVVLLTGGARGITARIAHALAATTGCHIELAGRTPEPQGPEDPALADARDATALRRALALAGGREPVEIEAAVRRVLAEREIRATLAALDGGAASVRYHSLDVRDARAVNALVEDVYARHGRLDGVVHGAGVVEDRLVRDKDPDAFARVYRTKVDGARALAAAVRPDLAFFVVLGSVSGVLGNRGQADYAAANDACDTLVRVWRTRLRGRVLVADWGPWAGGGMVTPDLAREYARRGLPLIDPDAAVRALLREIAGGVDPQVVFTGAAP from the coding sequence GGACGGGCCGTTCGCGGTGCGGATCCCGGCGGGCTGCCCGGTCCGGCCCGAGGAGCTGCCCGAGGCCGCCCGCACCATGCTGGTGGACGCGCCCGCCCTGCACCACGCGCAGCCCTACATGCCGGGCCGCCGTCTGCTGGTGGAGGTCGTCGACGCGGACGAGGCGCACGCGGCCGTGAGACTGGGCGCCGACGGGCTGATCGCCCGCGGCTGCGAGGCCGGGGGCCGCGTCGGGGAGCTGACCACGTTCGTGCTGCTGCAGCGGCTGCTCGGCGACCCGACCGTGGCCCGCCCGGTGTGGGCGGCGGGCGGCGTCGGACCCCACACCGCCTCGGCGGTCGTGGCGGGCGGGGCCGAGGGCGTGGTCCTGGACGCCCAGCTCGCGCTGGTGCGCGAGAGCGACCTGCCCGCGGACGTGGCCGCCGCGATCGCCGCGATGGACGGCGGGGAGACCCGCGTCGTCGCCGGCCACCGCGTGTTCACCCGCCCCGACCTGCCCGTGTTCCACACCGCCGACCCCCGGGAGGTCGAGGCGCGGCTGGACGCCCTCGACCTGTGCACGGGGCTGCTGCCCATCGGGCAGGAGGGCGCGTTCGCCCGCCCCCTCGCCGACCGTTACAAGACGGCGGGCGGTGTCGTGCGGGCCGTCCGCGACCGGATCGACGGGCACCTCGACGCCGCCGTCCGCACCGCTCCGCTGGCCCCCTCGCAGGAGGGGTATCCGGTGTTCCAGGGCCCGATGACCCGGGTCAGCGACCGGCCCGCGTTCGCCGCCGTCGTCGCGCGGGAGGGCGGCGTGCCGTTCCTCGCGCTGGCGTTGATGACGGGGAAGGAGACGCGGACGCTGCTGACCGAGACCGCCGAACGGCTCGGAGACCGGCCCTGGGGCGTCGGCGTGCTCGGATTCGCGCCGCCGGAGGTGCGCGCCGCCCAGCTCGCCGCCGTTCAAGAGGCCCGGCCCCCGTACGCGCTGATCGCGGGCGGTCGGCCCGCCCACGCCGCCCCGCTGGAGGCCGCCGGGATCGCCACCTTCCTGCACGTCCCGTCGCCGGGGCTGCTGGAGCGGTTCCTGGCCGAGGGCGCCCGCAGGTTCGTCTTCGAGGGGTCGGAGTGCGGCGGTCACGTCGGCCCCCGCGCCTCGCTCCCGTTGTGGGAGGCGCAGGTCGCGCGACTGCTGGAGTTCACCGACGAGCACCCGGACGCGGCCGAGGACATGGCGGTGGCGTTCGCCGGGGGCGTCCACGACGAGCGTTCGGCCGCGATGGTGGCCGCGTTGGCCGGTCCGCTGGCCGATCGCGGCGTCCGGATCCGCGTGCTGATGGGCACCGCCTACCTGTTCACCCTGGAGGCCGTCGCCGCCGGGGCGATCATGCCGGGATTCCAGCGGGCCGCCGTCGACTGCGAACGGACCGTCCTGCTGGAGACCTCCCCGGGCCACGCCACCCGCTGCGCCCCCACCCCGTACACCGACGCGTTCGAGCAGGCACGGCAGGACCTGACGGCCGCCGGCGCGTCCCGCCGGGAGATCTGGGCCAAGCTGGAGCGGCTCAACCTCGGGCGGCTGCGGATCGCCAGCCGGGGCGTGCGCCGCGAGAACGGCGACCTGGTGCCGGTCGACGGCGACCACCAGCGCCGCGAGGGCCTCTTCATGATCGGCCAGGTGGCGGGGCTGCGGTCGTCGGCCACCACCGTCGCCGCCCTGCACGAGCAGGTCACCATGGGCGCGACCCGTTTCCTGACGGAACGGGCGGACGAACTCGGGCTGGAGACGCCCGGCGAGGCCGTCCCCGAGCCCGTCGACATCGCCGTCGTCGGCATGGACTGCGTCTTCCCCGGGGCCCGCGACGCCGCCCGGTACTGGGCCAACGTCGTCGGAGGCGTCGACGCGGTCACCGAGGTGCCCGCCGACCGCTGGAACCCCGACGTCTACTGGGAGCCCGGGGCGCATACGCCCGGCAAGACCCCCTCCAAGTGGGGCGGCTTCCTGCCGGACGTGCCCTTCGACGCGCTGGCCCACGGCATCCCGCCGAACTCGCTCGGCAGCATCGACCCCGTCCAGCTTCTCGCGCTGGAGGTCGCCTCCCGCGCGCTCGCCGACGCCGGATACGCCGAGCGGCCCTTCGACCGTTCCCGCACGGCGGTGTTCTTCGGGGCGGAGGCGGGCACCGACCTGAGCACCGCGTACGGCACCCGGGCGCTGCTGCCCCAGTACTACGGCCAGGTCCCGCCCGCCCTCGACGGGCGGTTGCCGACGCTGACCGAGGACTCCTTCCCCGGCCTGCTCGCCAACGTGATCGCCGGGCGGATCGCCAACCGGCTCGACCTCGGCGGGGCCAACTACACGGTCAACGCCGCCTGCGCCGCCTCGCTCGCCGCCCTGGACGCCGCCTGCAAGGAGCTGGTCTCCGGCGCCGCCGACATGGTGCTGTGCGGTGCCGCCGACCTGCACAACAGCGTCCACGACTACCTGCTGTTCGCCTCGGTCCGGGCGCTGTCGCCGACCGGGAGGTGCGCGCCGTTCGACGCGAAGGCCGACGGCATCGCGCTCGGCGAGGGTGTCGCCTGCGTGGTCCTCAAGCGGCTGGCGGACGCCGAACGCGACGGCGACCGGATCTACGCCGTCGTCAAGTCGGTGGCGGGGGCCAGCGACGGCCGTTCCCTCGGCCTGACCGCCCCGCGCGCGGAGGGCCAGCGCCTCGCCCTCGAACGCGCCTACCGCAAGGCGGGGGTGTCCCCGGCCCAGGTGGGCCTGGTCGAGGCGCACGGCACCGGCACCGTCGTCGGCGACCGCACGGAGCTGGCCACGCTGACGGAGACGTTCACCGCCGCCGGGGCCCGGCCGGGACGCGCCGTGCTGGGCTCGGTGAAGTCGCAGATCGGCCACACCAAGTGCGCCGCCGGGCTGGCCGGGCTGATCAAGGCCGCGTACGCGCTGCACACCGGCATCCGGCCCGGCACCCTGCACCTGCGCGACCCCAACCCCGCCTGGGACGCCGACGACAGCCCGTTCGCGTTCGCCCGTACGGCGCTGCCGTGGGCGGCCGGGCCGGGGGAGCGGTACGCGGGGGTCAGCGGGTTCGGGTTCGGCGGCGCCAACTTCCACGCCGTGCTGGCCGGGTACGACGGCGCGCCCGAGCCGGTCTCCGGGGTCTCCGCGTGGCCCGCCGAGCTGTTCCTCATCCGCGGCGCGGACCGTGCGGAGGCCCGCGCCGAACTGGACCGGCTCGGCGCGCTCCTCGACACCCGCGGGCCCGAGGTGCGGCTGCGCGACCTGGCCCGCACGGTCGCCGGACGCGAGGAGCGGCACGCGGCGGGCCGGGCGCCCGTGCAGGTGGCGATCGTCGCCACCGGTCCCGCCGACCTCGCCGCCAAGATCCGGCAGGCCCGGGAGTTCCGCGCCGGGGCCGGGGTGTTCCCCGCCCGGGAGGGCGAGCGCGGGAAGATCGCCTTCCTGTTCCCCGGGCAGGGCAGCCAACGGCCGGGGATGCTCGCCGACCTGTTCGTGGCGTTCCCGCGCCTGCAGCGGCTGCTGCGCCTCGGGGACGACCGGTACGCCGAGGCGATGTATCCGCCGGCCGCGTTCACCGACGAGGTCCGCAGACGGCAGCGCGCCGCGCTCACCGACACCCGCATCGCGCAGCCCGCGCTGGGCATCGTCGGCATCGCCGTCCACCGGCTGCTGACCGAGCTGGGCGTCCGGCCCGACATGGCCGCCGGGCACAGCTACGGCGAACTGGTCGCGCTGTGCGCCGCCGGGGTCTTCGGCGAGACCGACCTCGTCGACCTGAGCGCCGCCCGCGCCGAGGCGATCCTGCGCGCCGTACGGGACGCCGGGCAGGGCGACCCGGGCACCATGGCCGCCGTCGCCGGAACCCTGGAGGAGGTCCGCGCCGCGATCGACCCGCTGCCCGACGTCGTCGTCGCCGGGCACAACGCCCCACGGCAGGTGATGGTCTCCGGCCCGACCGAGGCCGTGGCGAACGCGGTCGAGGCGTTGGCGGCGCGGGGGCTGGCGGCCGAGCGGATCCCGGTGGCGTGCGCGTTCCACAGCCCCATGGCCACCGGGGCGGCGCTGACGCTGGGAGTCGAACTGGCCCGGCTGCGCCTGTACGCGCCCGCGTTCCCGGTGTGGTCCAACGCCACCGCCGAGCCCTACGACGGCACGGCGGAGCGGCTCGGCGCCACGCTGGCCGACCAGGTCATCGCGCCGGTGCGGTTCACCGAGCAGATCGAGGCCATGTACGCCGCCGGGGCCCGGGTGTTCGTCGAGGCCGGCCCGGGGCGGGTGCTCAGCCGGCTCGTCGGCCGCATCCTCGGCGACCGCCCGCACACCGTCATCGCCTGCGACCGCTCCGCCGACGGCTCCGCCCGCGGCCGGGGCCCGGCCGCGCTCCAGGGACTGCAGGGACTGCTGCTGGCGCTGGCGGAGCTGGCCGCCGCCGGGGCCGAGGTCGACGCGCTGCCGCTGTTCACCGGCCGGGACGCGGTGCCGCTGAGCGCCGATGCGCCGGACCGACCCGGCTGGATCGTCAACGGGCACCTCGTGCGCACCGCCGACGGCCGGTACCCGGACAACGGGCTGCGCCCGGCCGCGCGGATCGAGGAGCCCGGCATCTCCGAGGACCGCGACGCCGCCGTCCTGGAGTTCCTGCGGACCAGCCGCGAACTGGCCGCCGCGCAGCGCGACGTGGTGCTCGGCTACCTGGGCGCACCCGTCCCGCAGCCCCGCCAGGACCCGCATCCCAAGAGCCCCGCGCCGCGCGTGCCGCCACCGCGTCCCCGGCCGAGCGGCGACGCGCCCCGGCCCGTCCGGGCGGCCGTCACGGTGCCCCGGACCGCGTCGGAGGGCGGCATCCGCGCCCAGGTCCTCGCGGTGATCAGCGCCCGGACCGGCTACCCGCAGGAGATGCTCGGCTCCGGGCTGGACCTGGAGGCGGACCTGTCCATCGACTCCATCAAGCGCACCGAGATCATCGGCGACCTGGCCGACCGGGTGGGGCTGACCGCGCCCGGCGCCCGGGTCGACGAGCCGGTGGTCGAGCGGCTCGCCAGGATCAAGACCATCGACGAGATGGTGACCTGGCTCGACGGGCACCTCGACGAACGGCGCGGCGACGCGCCGACCGAAGGCGCCTCCTCGGACGGGCCCTCGACGGAGCCGATGCCCGCCGTCGCCGAGCCCGGCCCGCCGCGCCGCCACGTGGTCCACCTCGTGAAGGCGCCCGCGCTCCCGACACCGCCCGACGACGTGCTGTCCGGGCTGTCCTGCCTCATCGTGGACGACGGCCGTGGCATCGCCCCGGCGCTCTGCGCACTCCTCGAACGGCGCGGGGCCAAAGCAACGACGGCCGCCGAGACCGACGCCCACGCCGACGTGCTGATCCACCTCGCCGCCCTGCGCCCCGACTGCTCGCCCGTCCTGCCCGACCTGTACGCGGGTGTCCGCGACGCGCTCCTCGGCGGGACGACGCGGCTGCTGTTCGCGACCGGCTCGGGCGGCACGTTCGGGCACCGGTACACCGACGACGGCGTCGGCGACCCCACCGCCGGGGCGGGTCTGCGCGGCCTGGCCCGCACCCTCGCCTTGGAGTACCCCGACGTGCTCGTCCGGGCCGTGGACGTGGACCCCGACGACGCCCCGACCGCCCTCGCGGCGCGCCTGCTGAACGAGGTGGCCGCCGAACCGGCCGCCGGCCCCGTCGTCGTCGGATACGAGGGCGAGACCCGGCACACCCTCGACGTGATGCCCGAGGCGCTGCTGTCCGACGCCCGACTGCCGCTGCGGCCCGACGGCGTCGTCCTCCTCACCGGCGGGGCCCGGGGCATCACCGCCCGCATCGCCCACGCCCTCGCGGCCACCACCGGCTGCCACATCGAACTGGCCGGCCGCACGCCCGAGCCCCAGGGCCCGGAGGACCCGGCCCTCGCGGACGCCCGCGACGCCACGGCGCTGCGCCGGGCGCTCGCCCTCGCCGGCGGGCGTGAGCCCGTCGAGATCGAGGCCGCAGTCCGGCGCGTCCTCGCGGAACGGGAGATCCGCGCCACCCTCGCCGCGCTCGACGGCGGCGCGGCGTCGGTCCGCTACCACTCCCTCGACGTGCGCGACGCCCGTGCGGTGAACGCGCTCGTTGAGGACGTGTACGCCAGGCACGGGCGGCTCGACGGCGTGGTCCACGGGGCCGGCGTGGTCGAGGACCGGCTCGTGCGCGACAAGGACCCCGACGCGTTCGCCCGCGTCTACCGCACCAAGGTCGACGGCGCGCGGGCGCTCGCCGCCGCCGTCCGGCCCGACCTGGCCTTCTTCGTGGTCCTCGGCAGCGTCTCCGGCGTCCTCGGCAACCGTGGGCAGGCCGACTACGCCGCCGCCAACGACGCCTGCGACACCCTCGTCCGCGTGTGGCGCACCCGGCTGCGGGGCCGGGTCCTGGTCGCCGACTGGGGCCCGTGGGCGGGCGGCGGGATGGTCACACCCGACCTGGCCCGCGAGTACGCGCGGCGCGGCCTGCCCCTCATCGACCCCGACGCCGCCGTTCGGGCGCTCCTGCGGGAGATCGCCGGGGGCGTCGATCCCCAGGTCGTCTTCACCGGGGCGGCGCCGTGA